The following coding sequences lie in one Fusarium poae strain DAOMC 252244 chromosome 1, whole genome shotgun sequence genomic window:
- a CDS encoding hypothetical protein (BUSCO:13710at5125), with protein MDKGGVSAAFWSRDLSQIGQESTRVSTLEGLEYEEFDTYFDYNKLYSDSTQTQEHLAASSPLHSTHRGSSPFVVDFPHFFDHLSIGRDEARYSNMTPGLNLDDGITTSESMGQTPPGLVRGGSTSPSSPSSPSGSVSLDGVDDVRRRPRHSLREVRAQDDKWTYPQAVPSKHAPRGYGYPPQVHVHESSSRRSSHSSKTYSPPSSTSGVKRQRSVEKRSRHLSDPDQTADVRKSGACLPCRISKTRCQDCGVCPFCRKAFPDHAHLVCTRRTPAVAPPVIRHIADVWSPDPAEERRVVDNEPRFPTAKPKDILIYFARDAGSPYLRASVQAYHSKYGVDESPRNAAFERERFPSYVELQRWVEAQIRRERSSRFEHVVQNFLLSYYEEGQGLPKHNLVSKVHTMNCFFRIWKAPRFTCCSSSNKISQVPFTVQAELRRIAWNALVSHEHDILKLLEDVLAQQDSLKAQEKMAVWASLWQLMLMYRDLIIAHDGYFLRNPSAQQDQHTVGAFENLYNNFFPLIAMFYHCQFKTPKRMEMSMDWLKDYPSHARHSSKLRQVSQDMMDAKREFYERVQRSSHKVDERLCTFVVNHEMKKISTKRRPRSSTKSKGA; from the exons ATGGATAAAGGAGGTGTTTCTGCTGCTTTTTGGTCCAGGGACTTGTCCCAGATAGGTCAAGAAAGCACGCGTGTTTCCACCCTCGAGGGGCTGGAGTACGAGGAGTTCGATACATATTTTGACTACAACAAGCTCTACTCTGATTCCACTCAAACCCAGGAGCACTTAGCAGCTTCTAGTCCCCTTCATTCAACCCACCGGGGCTCTTCCCCGTTCGTCGTTGACTTCCCACACTTCTTTGATCACCTCTCTATTGGGAGAGACGAGGCCAGGTACTCAAATATGACCCCTGGCCTGAACCTGGACGATGGGATCACCACATCCGAGTCCATGGGTCAGACCCCACCAGGACTCGTCAGAGGTGGTAGTACCTCTCCCTCGTCTCCCTCATCTCCCTCAGGCTCCGTCTCTCTTGACGGCGTAGACGATGTTCGTCGGCGTCCTCGACACAGTCTTCGAGAGGTTCGGGCCCAGGATGATAAATGGACCTACCCTCAAGCCGTCCCCAGCAAGCATGCCCCAAGGGGATATGGATATCCGCCTCAGGTTCACGTCCACGAGTCATCCTCTCGTCGCTCCAGCCACAGCAGCAAGACATACTCCCCTCCTTCATCGACCTCTGGTGTCAAGCGTCAGCGATCTGTGGAGAAGAGGTCCAGGCACCTCTCTGATCCTGACCAGACAGCCGACGTTCGCAAGAGTGGAGCATGCCTTCCCTGCCGTATCTCAAAGACTCGC TGTCAAGACTGTGGCGTCTGTCCCTTTTGCCGTAAGGCGTTCCCAGACCACGCACACCTTGTCTGTACCCGTAGGACCCCTGCGGTTGCTCCGCCTGTGATTCGTCACATAGCCG ATGTTTGGTCCCCCGACCCTGCCGAGGAGAGGCGTGTGGTCGACAACGAGCCTCGTTTTCCTACCGCCAAGCCCAAAGACATCCTCATCTACTTTGCTCGTGATGCAGGGTCTCCTTACCTTCGTGCATCTGTCCAAGCATATCATTCCAAATACGGTGTCGATGAGAGCCCAAGGAACGCTGCTTTCGAACGCGAGAGATTCCCCAGCTATGTCGAGCTCCAGCGTTGGGTCGAGGCCCAAATCAGGCGCGAACGTAGCTCCAGATTCGAGCATGTAGTGCAAAACTTTTTGCTCTCATATTACGAAGAGGGCCAGGGACTTCCAAAG CACAACCTCGTTTCCAAAGTTCACACTATGAACTGCTTCTTCAGGATCTGGAAAGCTCCACGCTTCACCTGCTGCAGCTCATCCAATAAGATCTCTCAGGTTCCATTTACTGTCCAGGCTGAGTTGAGACGCATTGCATGGAACGCACTTGTGTCCCACGAGCATGACATCCTCAAGCTACTTGAGGATGTTTTGGCTCAACAAGATTCGCTCAAAGCTCAAGAGAAGATGGCAGTATGGGCAAGCTTGTGGCAGCTCATGCTGATGTACAGAGACTTGATCATTGCTCACGATGGGTATTTCCTTCGAAACCCTAGTGCTCAGCAAGATCAACATACCG TTGGCGCCTTTGAGAACCTATACAACAACTTCTTCCCTTTGATCGCTATGTTTTACCATTGCCAGTTCAAGACTCCCAAGAGAATGGAAATGTCTATGGATTGGCTCAAGGACTACCCTTCTCATGCACGACACAGCTCCAAGCTCCGCCAGGTCTCCCAGGATATGATGGATGCTAAGAGGGAATTCT ATGAGAGAGTTCAACGATCGTCGCACAAGGTCGATGAGCGACTATGCACCTTCGTGGTCAACCACGAAATGAAGAAGATTTCGACAAAGAGACGCCCTCGAAGTAGCACCAAGAGCAAGGGCGCGTGA